A single window of Intrasporangium calvum DSM 43043 DNA harbors:
- a CDS encoding ABC transporter ATP-binding protein has translation MLEVRDLDVYYGDARALSGIALEVKEGEVVTLVGSNGAGKTTTLRAISGLLPVARGEIIFEGEPITGQPGHTRAELGMNLVPEGRELWPSLTVLENLELGGYAKSARKHRDETLAYVFDLFPRLAERTKQLAGTMSGGEQQMVAIARALMSRPRLLMFDEPSLGLAPVVVTQVFEVIRRLSGEGLTILLVEQNLKKALEVADRGYVVETGSITLQGPAKELLANEGIRAAYLGI, from the coding sequence ATGCTTGAGGTCCGCGACCTGGACGTCTACTACGGCGACGCCCGCGCCCTGAGCGGCATCGCACTGGAAGTCAAGGAGGGCGAGGTGGTCACGCTGGTCGGCTCCAACGGCGCCGGCAAGACGACCACTCTGCGGGCCATCTCCGGGCTGCTGCCCGTGGCGCGCGGCGAGATCATCTTCGAGGGGGAGCCGATCACCGGCCAACCCGGCCACACGCGGGCCGAGCTCGGCATGAACCTCGTCCCGGAGGGCCGCGAGCTCTGGCCCTCCTTGACCGTGCTCGAGAACCTCGAGCTCGGCGGCTACGCCAAGTCCGCGCGCAAGCACCGCGACGAGACGCTGGCGTACGTCTTCGACCTCTTCCCCAGGCTCGCCGAGCGCACTAAACAGCTCGCCGGGACCATGTCGGGGGGCGAACAGCAGATGGTCGCGATCGCCCGGGCCCTGATGAGCCGGCCACGCCTGCTGATGTTCGACGAGCCGAGTCTCGGCCTCGCCCCCGTTGTGGTGACCCAGGTCTTCGAGGTCATCCGCCGGTTGTCCGGTGAGGGCCTGACGATCCTGCTCGTCGAGCAGAACCTCAAGAAGGCCCTCGAGGTCGCCGACCGCGGGTACGTCGTCGAGACCGGCTCCATCACCCTGCAGGGCCCCGCCAAGGAGCTGCTCGCCAACGAGGGGATCCGCGCCGCGTACCTCGGCATCTGA
- a CDS encoding ABC transporter ATP-binding protein yields MTTPILVGESVCKYFGGLKAVDDVSFTLNEGEILGLIGPNGAGKTTLFSVAAGSTPATKGRVLLEGKEVSGKVAHRSVHQGICRTHQLVRPFAKLSVLENVLVGHHYGRPGPGHGTPHEHALRLLEFIGLGDRVDALPGELTLGGRKRLEVARALATNPRVLLLDEVVAGLNPVEGQRFVDLIRKIRDRGTSIIMIEHVMHAVMGLSDRVMVLDHGRQIAEGLPEDVVRDPNVIEAYLGRDDEDPETPEAHDA; encoded by the coding sequence GTGACGACCCCAATCCTGGTCGGAGAGTCGGTCTGCAAGTACTTCGGCGGTCTGAAGGCGGTGGACGACGTCAGCTTCACCCTGAACGAGGGCGAGATCCTCGGCCTGATCGGACCCAACGGCGCCGGCAAGACGACCCTCTTCTCCGTCGCCGCCGGCTCGACGCCGGCCACGAAGGGACGTGTCCTCCTCGAAGGCAAGGAGGTCAGTGGCAAGGTCGCTCACCGCTCGGTGCACCAGGGCATCTGCCGCACGCACCAGCTCGTGCGTCCGTTCGCCAAGCTGTCGGTCCTCGAGAATGTCCTCGTCGGCCACCACTACGGCCGCCCCGGTCCGGGCCACGGCACTCCGCACGAGCACGCACTGAGGCTTCTCGAGTTCATCGGTCTCGGTGACCGGGTCGACGCGCTCCCCGGCGAGCTGACCCTCGGAGGGCGCAAGCGGCTGGAGGTGGCTCGAGCGCTCGCGACCAACCCGCGGGTGCTGCTGCTCGACGAGGTCGTCGCGGGCCTGAACCCGGTGGAGGGCCAGCGCTTCGTCGACCTCATCCGGAAGATCCGCGACCGGGGCACCTCGATCATCATGATCGAGCACGTCATGCACGCCGTGATGGGCCTCTCGGATCGCGTCATGGTCCTCGACCACGGTCGCCAGATCGCAGAGGGCCTGCCCGAGGACGTCGTGCGCGACCCCAACGTCATCGAGGCCTACCTCGGCCGTGACGACGAAGACCCCGAGACCCCGGAGGCCCACGATGCTTGA
- a CDS encoding branched-chain amino acid ABC transporter permease, protein MTAATPRRVRPVPWLSRRAVVGFVIALVVLYLAPLVIPISAYLHNVIGLTFMFMAAGLAWNWLGGYVGQISFGHAAMFGTGGFVAVRLGITFGLPFWLTWLVGGMVGGLYALLWGHPTLRLRGPYFSIATIGVGEATRLIATYWTSFTGGSSGLSLPIGSGPTKYQLYWYGLYLLAGVVVLSYWLRKSRIGLGLLAIKEDVEAAGDVGVNPTFYQDFVLFLSGTVIGVCGGFYASYQSFIDPLDMFSFDRSISFVLIGVIGGIGTILGPALGAIVFVVIQEFLLASYPQLYLGLYGLLLIIVILFEPLGLSGLIMRIARRLGWRPPAGVAAGGIRSSASADDAGALPAPTETTAIPAASGGHSDEGERE, encoded by the coding sequence ATGACCGCCGCCACGCCGCGCCGCGTCCGCCCAGTCCCCTGGCTGTCGCGGCGTGCGGTGGTGGGTTTCGTGATCGCGCTCGTGGTGCTCTACCTCGCACCGCTGGTGATTCCCATCAGCGCCTACCTGCACAACGTCATCGGTCTGACGTTCATGTTCATGGCGGCCGGCCTGGCCTGGAACTGGCTCGGCGGGTATGTCGGCCAGATCAGCTTCGGCCACGCCGCGATGTTCGGCACCGGTGGTTTCGTCGCCGTCCGGCTCGGCATCACCTTCGGTCTGCCCTTCTGGCTGACCTGGCTCGTCGGCGGCATGGTCGGCGGGCTGTACGCGCTGCTGTGGGGTCACCCGACGCTTCGGCTGCGTGGGCCGTACTTCAGCATCGCCACCATCGGCGTCGGGGAGGCGACCCGGCTCATCGCGACGTACTGGACGAGCTTCACCGGCGGGTCGTCCGGCCTCTCCCTGCCGATCGGCAGCGGTCCGACCAAGTACCAGCTCTACTGGTACGGCCTCTACCTCCTCGCCGGGGTGGTCGTCCTGTCGTACTGGTTGCGCAAGTCCCGGATCGGCTTGGGCCTGCTGGCCATCAAGGAGGACGTCGAGGCCGCCGGTGACGTCGGGGTCAACCCCACCTTCTACCAGGACTTCGTGCTCTTCCTGTCCGGCACCGTCATCGGCGTCTGCGGGGGCTTCTACGCCTCGTACCAGTCCTTCATCGACCCGCTCGACATGTTCAGCTTCGACCGCTCCATCTCGTTCGTCCTCATCGGCGTCATCGGTGGGATCGGCACGATCCTGGGCCCAGCGCTCGGCGCCATCGTCTTCGTGGTCATCCAGGAGTTCCTGCTCGCCAGCTACCCGCAGCTCTACCTGGGCCTCTATGGCCTGCTGCTGATCATCGTGATTCTCTTCGAGCCGCTGGGCCTGAGCGGGCTCATCATGCGGATCGCCCGTCGCCTGGGCTGGCGGCCTCCCGCGGGCGTGGCGGCCGGGGGCATCCGTTCGTCGGCCAGCGCCGACGATGCTGGAGCGCTTCCGGCGCCCACCGAGACCACCGCCATCCCCGCGGCGTCGGGCGGCCACAGCGATGAAGGAGAGCGCGAGTGA
- a CDS encoding branched-chain amino acid ABC transporter permease, protein MAGVIALTVSAVLLAGFYASMAYGLGLIYGVLRVVNLAHGGMIMASAYVSWLLFTHFNIDPYVAAPLVMIAFFFVGVGVYKGLVRFLPRGAAGGVQSLLLLFGVWLVIRNIAYLLFSGDDQAVRTSYSTASVSILGSQFSVNRVVVFLISLVAVALLQLWLSRTYTGKAVRAVAENPGSSTLAGIDVERVYALTFGVGTALAGLAGVLASTLFAFNPSFGSGELLKSFVIIVLGGLGSVVGIGLGALILAFAEVFAIYIVPSYLTAAVGFVLLVVVLVVRPAGLFGSKVLR, encoded by the coding sequence ATGGCCGGGGTCATTGCACTCACCGTGTCCGCCGTGCTCCTCGCCGGGTTCTATGCCTCGATGGCTTATGGACTCGGGTTGATCTACGGCGTCCTTCGGGTCGTCAATCTCGCTCACGGTGGGATGATCATGGCCTCGGCCTACGTGTCGTGGCTGCTGTTCACGCACTTCAACATCGACCCCTACGTCGCGGCACCGCTCGTGATGATCGCCTTCTTCTTCGTGGGTGTGGGGGTCTACAAGGGCCTGGTTCGCTTCCTGCCGCGAGGTGCGGCCGGAGGCGTCCAGTCCCTGCTCCTGCTCTTCGGTGTCTGGCTCGTCATCCGCAACATCGCGTACCTCCTGTTCAGCGGTGACGACCAGGCGGTGCGGACGTCCTACTCGACGGCCTCCGTGAGCATCCTCGGGAGCCAGTTCTCGGTGAACCGCGTCGTGGTGTTCCTCATCTCGCTCGTCGCAGTCGCCCTGCTTCAGCTGTGGCTGTCCCGCACCTACACGGGCAAGGCGGTCCGGGCAGTCGCCGAGAACCCCGGCAGCAGCACCCTCGCGGGCATCGACGTGGAGCGCGTGTACGCCCTGACGTTCGGCGTGGGGACTGCGCTCGCGGGACTTGCCGGAGTGCTCGCCTCGACGCTGTTCGCCTTCAACCCGTCGTTCGGGTCGGGCGAGCTGCTCAAGAGCTTCGTCATCATCGTCCTCGGGGGTCTCGGCAGCGTCGTGGGCATCGGCCTCGGCGCCCTCATCCTCGCTTTCGCGGAGGTATTCGCCATCTACATCGTCCCGTCGTACCTCACCGCCGCGGTCGGCTTCGTGCTGCTCGTCGTCGTCCTGGTGGTTCGCCCAGCGGGTCTCTTCGGCTCGAAGGTGCTGCGATGA
- a CDS encoding amino acid ABC transporter substrate-binding protein, whose protein sequence is MKSDLLRGRAWRAVAVFAASAVVVAGCAPSQSNTGTSGGDTGKVPDTIVVGSTLPLTGSESKTGGRYKQGYELAVDEVNAAGGIDLGGKKVKVELKLLDDTSDQAKAVNLAQRLITSDNVNAFLGTYSTSLVEAQSTVAEQNQIPYVNGGGAATSIYSKGYKWVFGTLATVENLATTEMQWIDQQQKAGTLPKPAKIAIVWENTSHGKDFRKGIQDFAQASSGNFQVSVDESFALDGKDFSAVLNKVKAANVDLFMVDAHLPDFITMHRQYLSSGMCNKVETYGARGTEADARKALGQEGVNYILSAVWWNKQLGNSGLNKTFVESFKKKYGTDPEWYQAVSYEAARALFTAMGNAKSVDKTKVRDALSSLEMDSILPGGKLSFPAAKGGQADYPFVVQQNLPDGTSPIIFPEDVATGKGAAPNPDCKG, encoded by the coding sequence GTGAAGAGTGACCTGTTGAGAGGACGCGCGTGGCGAGCCGTCGCCGTCTTCGCCGCCTCCGCTGTGGTCGTCGCGGGCTGTGCACCCTCGCAGTCCAACACCGGCACCAGCGGTGGGGACACCGGGAAGGTCCCCGACACGATCGTCGTTGGCTCGACGCTGCCGCTGACGGGCAGCGAGTCCAAGACCGGCGGTCGCTACAAGCAGGGTTATGAGCTGGCCGTGGACGAGGTCAACGCTGCCGGAGGGATCGACCTGGGTGGCAAGAAGGTCAAGGTCGAGCTGAAGCTGCTCGATGACACCAGCGACCAGGCCAAGGCCGTGAACCTCGCCCAGCGCCTCATCACCTCCGACAACGTCAACGCGTTCCTCGGCACCTACTCCACCTCGCTCGTCGAGGCGCAGAGCACGGTGGCCGAGCAGAACCAGATCCCCTACGTCAACGGCGGCGGAGCAGCGACATCCATCTACAGCAAGGGCTACAAGTGGGTGTTCGGCACGTTGGCCACCGTGGAGAACCTCGCCACCACCGAGATGCAGTGGATCGACCAGCAGCAGAAGGCGGGCACGCTGCCGAAGCCGGCGAAGATCGCCATCGTGTGGGAGAACACCTCCCACGGCAAGGACTTCCGGAAGGGGATCCAGGACTTCGCGCAGGCCTCGTCCGGCAACTTCCAGGTGAGCGTCGACGAGTCGTTCGCGCTGGACGGCAAGGACTTCTCCGCCGTGCTCAACAAGGTGAAGGCCGCGAACGTCGACCTCTTCATGGTCGACGCCCACCTGCCGGACTTCATCACGATGCACCGGCAGTACCTCAGCTCAGGCATGTGCAACAAGGTCGAGACCTACGGCGCACGTGGTACCGAGGCAGACGCCCGCAAGGCCTTGGGGCAGGAGGGTGTCAACTACATCCTGTCGGCCGTCTGGTGGAACAAGCAGCTTGGGAACTCGGGTCTGAACAAGACGTTCGTCGAGAGCTTCAAGAAGAAGTACGGCACTGACCCCGAGTGGTACCAGGCAGTCTCCTACGAGGCGGCACGGGCGCTCTTCACCGCCATGGGCAACGCCAAGTCCGTCGACAAGACCAAGGTTCGCGACGCCCTCTCCTCGCTGGAGATGGACTCGATCCTCCCCGGCGGCAAGCTGAGCTTCCCCGCTGCCAAGGGCGGCCAGGCTGACTACCCGTTCGTCGTCCAGCAGAACCTCCCGGACGGCACCTCCCCGATCATCTTCCCGGAAGACGTAGCCACTGGTAAGGGCGCGGCCCCCAACCCGGACTGCAAGGGCTGA
- a CDS encoding CaiB/BaiF CoA transferase family protein has product MQASPLDGIRVADFTQALSGPYCTMLLADLGADVVKVEMPGRGDDSRHWGPPFVDDTAAYFLSVNRNKRSIELDLRSPEGREHAADLVAGSDVLVENWRPGTAQRLGLDAATLTARHPLLVHCSISGFGADGPPRAGYDQIVQGMSGWMTLTGDQDGPPFKAGVPVGDISAGMFAAHGILAALLRRERTGRGGVVDVAMLDSLVSMLAYQATRYFATGVAPLREGNQHATIAPYGTFDTKDGSLNICVGNDLQFQRLCAALGIPEVGEEPRYATNRQRLDNREELRGRLNDVLTGLDSADVLRRMEVAGVPAGPIRTLDEVFADDEVQGRGLQLRVEHPTLGEVSMAGGPWRIDGQPVAIRLPPPVLGQHTDQVLAEVARHRSTDEEFLSSPHQAEVNDDTAAVERNAP; this is encoded by the coding sequence GTGCAGGCGTCACCCCTTGACGGCATTCGGGTCGCCGACTTCACCCAGGCACTCTCGGGGCCCTACTGCACGATGCTGCTCGCCGACCTCGGCGCGGACGTGGTCAAGGTCGAGATGCCAGGGCGCGGCGACGACTCACGCCACTGGGGCCCCCCGTTCGTCGACGACACCGCCGCCTACTTCCTGTCGGTCAACCGCAACAAGCGCAGCATCGAGCTCGATCTGCGCTCCCCGGAGGGGCGCGAGCACGCAGCCGACCTGGTGGCCGGTAGTGACGTGCTCGTCGAGAACTGGCGCCCCGGGACCGCGCAGCGCCTCGGGCTCGACGCCGCGACCCTGACCGCCCGTCATCCGCTCCTGGTCCACTGCTCCATCTCCGGCTTCGGCGCCGACGGGCCGCCTCGCGCCGGATACGACCAGATCGTCCAGGGCATGTCGGGCTGGATGACCCTGACGGGTGACCAGGACGGCCCGCCGTTCAAGGCCGGTGTCCCCGTCGGGGACATCTCGGCCGGCATGTTCGCCGCCCACGGGATCCTCGCCGCCCTGCTCCGACGCGAGCGCACCGGACGTGGCGGGGTCGTCGACGTCGCCATGCTCGACTCGCTCGTCTCGATGCTGGCCTACCAGGCCACCCGCTACTTCGCGACCGGTGTGGCGCCGCTCCGGGAGGGCAACCAGCACGCCACCATTGCGCCCTACGGCACCTTCGACACCAAGGACGGCAGCCTCAACATCTGCGTGGGCAACGATCTCCAGTTCCAGCGGCTGTGCGCTGCCCTCGGCATTCCCGAGGTCGGCGAGGAGCCTCGGTACGCCACCAACCGCCAGCGCCTCGACAACCGGGAGGAGCTGCGCGGACGCCTCAACGACGTCCTGACCGGGCTCGACAGCGCCGACGTCCTGCGACGAATGGAGGTGGCCGGCGTCCCCGCCGGCCCGATCCGCACCCTCGACGAGGTCTTCGCCGACGACGAGGTGCAGGGGCGAGGACTTCAGCTGCGCGTCGAGCACCCCACCCTGGGTGAGGTGAGCATGGCGGGCGGCCCGTGGCGCATCGATGGCCAGCCCGTGGCGATTCGCCTGCCACCGCCCGTTCTCGGGCAACACACGGATCAGGTGCTGGCCGAGGTGGCCCGCCACCGGTCGACCGACGAAGAGTTCTTGTCTTCACCCCACCAGGCGGAGGTCAACGATGACACCGCCGCAGTCGAAAGGAATGCACCGTGA
- a CDS encoding FadR/GntR family transcriptional regulator, whose translation MPRPRLYEQLVGRLVAHIEDSGLQPGQRLPTERDLARRLGVSRASVAQAVVALEVQGVVSVRHGDGIYLLRMVDRRESVQELVKRRQQLPDILEAREAIEVKITALAAERRTEADLRAIEAALDLMEQEVAAGEHGFDGDMAFHSAVTTAAHNDVLAGLMELLATAIAETRRESLSQPGRPPKSLAGHRRIAEAIRMGDPNAATRAARRHIQLVADVALLKWGEDGNDR comes from the coding sequence GTGCCCCGACCCCGTCTCTACGAGCAGCTCGTGGGGCGGCTCGTGGCGCACATCGAGGACTCCGGGCTCCAGCCGGGCCAGCGTCTGCCCACCGAGCGAGATCTCGCTCGGCGCCTCGGCGTCAGTCGGGCGTCGGTTGCGCAGGCGGTGGTCGCCCTCGAGGTCCAGGGCGTCGTCAGCGTCCGACACGGCGACGGGATCTACCTCCTGCGCATGGTCGACCGACGGGAGTCGGTGCAGGAGCTGGTGAAACGTCGCCAGCAGCTGCCCGACATTCTGGAGGCCCGTGAGGCGATCGAGGTCAAGATCACCGCGCTCGCGGCCGAACGGCGCACCGAGGCGGATCTCCGCGCCATCGAGGCGGCGCTGGACCTCATGGAGCAGGAGGTCGCCGCGGGTGAGCACGGGTTCGACGGCGACATGGCGTTCCATTCGGCGGTCACGACGGCTGCCCACAACGACGTCCTCGCCGGCCTCATGGAACTGCTGGCGACAGCCATCGCGGAGACCCGGCGCGAATCCCTCTCGCAGCCGGGGCGACCGCCCAAGTCGCTCGCCGGCCATCGCCGCATTGCCGAGGCGATTCGCATGGGAGATCCCAATGCGGCCACGCGGGCGGCTCGTCGACACATCCAGCTGGTCGCCGACGTCGCCCTGCTCAAGTGGGGTGAGGACGGCAACGATCGCTGA
- a CDS encoding amidohydrolase family protein, which produces MRAEVGPQTDAGVEQSAAPRTDADVPAFWRALGLPGLADIHIHFLPERVLDKVWGVFDTAEEHYGYPWPIQYRASEPERIALLRTMGVRGIPSLCYAHRPGMARWLNEWCTDFAARVPDAVHSGTFYAEPSCGDDVRDALDAGARLFKLHVQVGRLRPDDPVLDPAWGLLEDAQAPLVLHAGSAPRRGEHTGPEPVRELLRRHPRLVLVIAHMGMSEYTEFADLAAAYDGVHLDTTMVGTDFMERVAPFPREALDQVRDLGHKVVLGTDFPNIPYPYAHQLEVLARWDMGDDWMRAVLWENGARLMGLSDPQV; this is translated from the coding sequence ATGAGGGCGGAGGTGGGGCCGCAGACGGACGCGGGCGTCGAGCAGTCAGCCGCGCCGCGCACCGATGCGGACGTCCCGGCCTTCTGGCGTGCCCTCGGCCTCCCGGGTCTGGCGGACATCCACATCCACTTCCTGCCCGAGCGCGTGCTGGACAAGGTCTGGGGCGTGTTCGACACGGCCGAGGAACATTACGGCTATCCGTGGCCGATCCAGTACCGCGCGAGCGAGCCGGAGCGGATCGCCCTGCTGCGCACGATGGGGGTGCGCGGCATACCGTCGCTCTGCTATGCCCACCGCCCGGGGATGGCCCGCTGGCTCAACGAGTGGTGCACCGACTTCGCGGCCCGGGTTCCGGACGCCGTCCACTCGGGCACCTTCTACGCCGAGCCGTCCTGCGGCGACGACGTGCGCGACGCGCTCGACGCCGGCGCCCGGCTCTTCAAGCTGCACGTCCAGGTGGGCCGGCTACGACCGGACGACCCGGTGCTCGATCCGGCGTGGGGACTGCTCGAGGACGCCCAGGCGCCGCTCGTCCTCCACGCGGGTTCGGCGCCCAGGCGGGGCGAGCACACCGGGCCCGAGCCGGTCCGTGAACTGCTGCGCCGGCACCCGCGGCTCGTGCTCGTCATCGCGCACATGGGGATGTCCGAGTACACCGAGTTCGCCGATCTCGCAGCGGCCTACGACGGAGTCCACCTCGACACGACGATGGTGGGCACTGACTTCATGGAGCGCGTCGCGCCATTCCCGCGCGAGGCGCTCGACCAGGTCCGCGACCTCGGCCACAAGGTCGTGCTCGGCACCGACTTCCCCAACATCCCGTACCCCTACGCCCACCAGTTGGAGGTCCTCGCCCGCTGGGACATGGGGGATGATTGGATGCGAGCAGTCCTGTGGGAGAATGGCGCTCGCCTCATGGGCCTGAGCGATCCCCAGGTCTGA
- a CDS encoding glycosyltransferase family 4 protein, translating to MRTTLCASAVELRQGTHVKIGVIASIAHRLPPRGYGPWEQIASTLTEGFVARGHEVTLFASADSETSARLHPTAPTGYEEDSRLDAKLWEALHNAAVFERASEFDLIANHFDFMPLTYSRLVSTPVVTTIHGFSSPQIVAAYRAYDDIAHYVAISDANRHPDLHYTATIHHGIDLSRFTFVPTPDDYLLFLGRIHPDKGTHLAVEVARRCGVPLVIAGIVQDEAYFREAVAPHVNGRDMSYVGPVGPEERDRLLGGARALLHLISFAEPFGLSVVEALATGTPVIATPLGSMPEILRDGVTGWLVADADQAVAAVSRLHLIDRSACRAEAVSRFDAERMVDAHLTVFERVLTQGGPESRA from the coding sequence ATGCGGACCACGCTGTGTGCCTCTGCCGTCGAGCTGCGACAGGGAACCCACGTGAAGATCGGCGTCATCGCGTCCATCGCCCATCGACTGCCGCCACGAGGCTACGGGCCGTGGGAACAGATCGCCTCGACGCTGACCGAGGGCTTCGTCGCCCGGGGCCACGAGGTGACGCTGTTCGCCTCCGCCGACTCCGAGACCTCGGCTCGGCTGCACCCCACCGCGCCGACGGGCTACGAGGAAGACTCCCGCCTGGACGCCAAGCTGTGGGAGGCGTTGCACAACGCTGCCGTCTTCGAGCGCGCCAGCGAGTTCGATCTGATCGCAAACCATTTCGACTTCATGCCCCTCACCTACAGCCGGCTCGTGTCGACGCCGGTGGTGACGACGATCCACGGCTTCTCGTCCCCGCAGATCGTGGCCGCCTACCGGGCCTACGACGACATCGCCCACTACGTCGCGATCAGTGACGCCAACCGCCACCCCGACCTGCACTACACCGCCACGATCCACCACGGCATCGACCTGTCCCGATTCACGTTCGTCCCGACACCTGACGACTACCTGCTGTTCCTCGGCCGGATCCACCCGGACAAGGGGACCCACCTCGCTGTGGAGGTTGCCCGGCGTTGCGGCGTCCCCCTCGTCATCGCGGGCATCGTCCAGGACGAGGCCTACTTCCGCGAGGCCGTTGCCCCGCACGTCAACGGTCGGGACATGTCGTACGTGGGCCCGGTGGGTCCCGAGGAACGCGACCGGCTCCTCGGGGGCGCCCGGGCGCTGCTCCACCTCATCAGCTTCGCCGAGCCGTTCGGGCTCTCCGTCGTCGAGGCCCTCGCCACCGGCACCCCGGTCATCGCGACACCGCTCGGGTCCATGCCGGAGATCCTCCGGGACGGCGTCACGGGCTGGCTGGTGGCCGACGCCGACCAGGCGGTTGCCGCGGTCTCGCGGCTCCATCTCATCGATCGGAGCGCCTGCCGCGCCGAGGCCGTCAGCCGATTCGACGCCGAGCGGATGGTCGATGCGCACCTCACGGTCTTCGAGCGAGTCCTCACGCAGGGCGGGCCCGAGAGCCGGGCCTGA
- a CDS encoding glycosyltransferase: MAVFGVSLSPLDREGTHVSTSYGFLSTYPPTQCGLATFTSALVSSLRSPRDVVGIVDVVDVASSRRPAEVRHQWVRGQRGGAESAAARLNGFDIVLVQHEYGIFGGPDGQDVLDVVRAVTRPVITVLHTVLNTPTLRQKAILDELILLSDTVVTMTLTAKERLVHRYLVDGAKVMVIPHGAIDTRVGDQASARLSGGRTAARAAGEGPIVLTWGLLGEGKGIEWGISAMAQLRDIHPAPRYHVVGQTHPKVLERDGEAYRHGLEARARELGVDDVVTFDARYLATGELGRLVQEADVILLPYDSREQVTSGVLVEAVTAGKPVVSTGFPHAVELLSSGAGLLVERQNPAAIAAALRRVLTEPGLAGSLAAEADRLSPALLWSAVAQQYRDLASSALDTESDRVSA; the protein is encoded by the coding sequence ATGGCCGTCTTCGGCGTCAGCCTGTCGCCGTTGGATCGGGAAGGCACCCACGTGTCGACGTCCTACGGATTTCTCAGCACCTACCCACCGACCCAGTGCGGACTGGCCACGTTCACCTCGGCCCTCGTGTCGAGCCTGCGATCACCGCGTGACGTGGTCGGGATCGTGGACGTCGTCGACGTCGCGAGCTCACGGCGGCCAGCCGAGGTGCGCCACCAGTGGGTCCGCGGCCAGCGCGGGGGCGCAGAGTCGGCTGCCGCCCGGCTCAACGGCTTCGACATCGTCCTCGTCCAGCACGAGTACGGCATCTTCGGCGGACCTGACGGTCAGGACGTGCTCGACGTCGTCCGCGCGGTCACCCGACCGGTCATCACGGTCCTGCACACGGTCCTGAACACGCCGACCTTGCGCCAGAAGGCGATCCTGGACGAGCTCATCCTCCTGTCGGACACGGTCGTGACGATGACGCTGACGGCCAAGGAACGCCTGGTCCACCGCTACCTGGTGGACGGCGCCAAGGTCATGGTCATCCCGCACGGGGCCATCGACACCCGGGTCGGGGACCAGGCCAGCGCCCGGCTGAGCGGCGGTCGGACTGCCGCCCGCGCGGCCGGGGAGGGACCCATCGTCCTCACCTGGGGGCTGTTGGGCGAGGGCAAGGGGATCGAGTGGGGGATCTCGGCCATGGCTCAGCTCCGGGACATTCATCCGGCCCCGAGGTACCACGTCGTCGGGCAGACCCATCCCAAGGTCCTCGAACGCGACGGGGAGGCCTACCGCCACGGGCTCGAGGCCAGGGCGCGCGAGCTCGGGGTCGACGACGTCGTCACCTTCGACGCGCGGTACCTGGCCACGGGAGAGCTGGGCCGCCTCGTGCAGGAGGCCGACGTCATCCTCTTGCCGTACGACTCTCGTGAACAGGTGACCTCGGGCGTCCTGGTGGAGGCCGTGACGGCCGGCAAACCGGTCGTCTCCACTGGCTTCCCCCATGCCGTCGAGCTGCTGTCCAGCGGGGCTGGGCTGCTCGTCGAGCGGCAGAACCCCGCGGCGATCGCCGCTGCCCTGAGGAGGGTGCTCACCGAGCCCGGCCTCGCAGGGAGTCTCGCCGCGGAGGCCGACCGACTCAGCCCCGCGTTGCTCTGGAGTGCCGTGGCGCAGCAGTACCGGGACCTTGCCTCCTCGGCCCTCGACACCGAGTCGGACCGGGTCAGCGCGTGA